Genomic window (Sylvia atricapilla isolate bSylAtr1 unplaced genomic scaffold, bSylAtr1.pri scaffold_201_arrow_ctg1, whole genome shotgun sequence):
CTATCTCCTGACCATCATGTGCTACGACCGCTACGTGTCCATCTGCAAACCCCTGCACTACGGGActctcctgggcagcagagcttgtgcccacatggcagcagctgcctgggccagtgccTTTCTCAATGCTCTCATGCACACGGCCAATAcattttccctgcccctgtgccatggcaatGACCTGGGccagttcttctgtgaaatcCCACATATCCTCAAACTCTCCTGCTCCAAATCTTATCTCAGGGAACTTGGACTCAATGCTGTTACTGCCAGTTTATCATTTGGctgttttgtgttcattgttttctcctatgTGCAGATCTTCAGGGCCGTGCTGAGgatcccctctgagcagggacggcacaaagccttttccacctgcctccctcacctggctgtgctctccctgtTCCTCAGCACTATAATGTTTGCTCACCTGAAGCCCCTGTCTgtctcctccccatccctggatctgTCAGTGTCAGTTCTGTACTCAGTGGTGACTCCAGCTTTGAACCCCCTTATCTACAGCCTGAGGAACCAGGAGCtcaaggctgcagtgaggacaCTGATGGCTGGATGGCTCCAGAAACATTAAACTGCTGGGCAATTTCTGTAAATCGCTTGTAATAAAAGTCATCTTTGATACTTCtggttgttttcattttgaatgctctttttctttgttttactcCTTTATTCTTGTCCACAAAGAAATGTCATATTTTGTGACATTTCTCAATTTGTTTCTATCCACCTTCCATGTGGCCACAATTTGTGTCAATGAGGGGCTGTGCCTCTTGATGGCTTTAAAAGAACTGAAGGATCTCCCAGCcaagttttctgcagagatgccccttttgttcccttctctgcagctgcagcagcaatgtctgtgtgcagagctgggggcagatcagggctggcacagcagctgtggccaggagcagcagcccttggtgttggcagtgctgctcccgtggccctgccccgctgccctcctggccctggtgtTGCTGTAGGGCCTGAGTGCTCTCGGGGccgggcacagggctgggggtggcagtgccggggctgcagcagggacagaccatgggcactgctggggcagtgctgacgcctcagggcagggcctgggggcTCCAGCCTCCTTGCCCAGGCTCTCTCAATATGGAAAACATGGTTCACTTTCTTAGAAAATTTactggttttaataaaaaaataaaaagacaattaggaaacagaaatagaacAAAGAATGTCTGCTGCGGTTTCCCTGGCATGCAGCCAGAAAACACACCCTTATCTTTGAGAAGACTGGTTTAAATGGGTCAGTATGTTACATATTCAATAGACTTTAATGCATTATTCAAACATTCCTTTGAGTTCAGATGCCCTCCTAGCTTcaagccccaaacctgcctCATTTTACTCATTTAGCATTTTATCACTCTTTGTTCTTTGGTCGCACCTCTTGGACACCTCATGTCCAATTTTTTGATAACAGAAGATCTATAAATTCTGTCTTGCAGCTTTGGTTCACTGTTATCTTCACCTGGATATGGGGGAGTATCCCCTCTATCTTCCGGTTTGGCCAGTTTAGATGTTACAAACActgcttttttacttttaactcTATATTACAACCTCCCAAAACTATACATATTCATCACATCACCTTCTCTAAACCACATTAAAAAGAAGCTAGAAAAACCTTCCCCCATTATACATATAGCATTCATATAAATTTTTGAGAAAAGCCTATTTTATAATAtgctttttaagaaaatcttCCTCTTCCATTTCTATAAATGAGAAGTGAGTTTTATGGAAATGGGTAAATTGTAGTACACACTTAGCAAAGTATATAAGCAACACACTTTTAAAATGATATGTCCATGTAAGGTTTGGCGTAATCTCCTGCTGGACCTTAGCCCTGAATAAAGGATGCCCTCTTTAACACCAGTTTAGTGTTAAGGAGTCCTATTCTGATATTTTGGAGATCTGGTAACAGTGTCGCCTCATGGGCCCAAGGAGTCAACTGTGACACTGGAGCCTGATGGAACAAAGGGTCCATTGTGGCACTGCAGACTCTGATGGAGCCAAGGGGACATT
Coding sequences:
- the LOC136374908 gene encoding olfactory receptor 14J1-like; this encodes MSNSSSISHFLLLALADRRQLQLLHFCLFLGISLAALLGNGLIIAAVACGHHLHSPMFFFLLNLALSDLGCICTTVPKAMHNSLWDTRNISYAGCAAQLFFFLFFIGAEYYLLTIMCYDRYVSICKPLHYGTLLGSRACAHMAAAAWASAFLNALMHTANTFSLPLCHGNDLGQFFCEIPHILKLSCSKSYLRELGLNAVTASLSFGCFVFIVFSYVQIFRAVLRIPSEQGRHKAFSTCLPHLAVLSLFLSTIMFAHLKPLSVSSPSLDLSVSVLYSVVTPALNPLIYSLRNQELKAAVRTLMAGWLQKH